A genomic window from Gossypium hirsutum isolate 1008001.06 chromosome D10, Gossypium_hirsutum_v2.1, whole genome shotgun sequence includes:
- the LOC107915753 gene encoding uncharacterized protein isoform X1: protein MAFLTSCWLIIESIVIPPGYFLKWFYLSFYIHPFLLCACQIFLCLKWLKRCTLALLTYPFRVIYFLVFYVYKFCRYCIIYIFSFIRVKEVDSKQVLIFEAADNISQKQLISLCICSSMPSNAWKTEFVEANGCEDNHEILPARESSNMEDWSFYCLQKDLSAYECSSSFCISPSMDESYLNEYSPLFSSLSSPLMQECSLPACSSSSRVLEREVITTARDEDESEGFYKKYSERMRWFDILNHDRTQGISAILNEEVGIPSSLENIKVKDLTIPYISWSKQDKKKLLRSLQSDFELVYVGQSCLTWEALHHQYRKVKFLSLTNCLFADNLAKDFQNFQVLLERFLEEERYVYKGKRAWNYVQARLASKTLLQVPKLTGYLEEEKDGNKGETVDAKAMLKAIEKCINAFGKFITTDRTKSWWKFKTSLWTHPPTENPRDLHLLADLTTTLAKKELWLKDLQGKRKCWFNKVVKPMEESQKETMVFAMIEMQLISRVLQMSIVSTSQLNWCQQKLNNIQFKRGRLFRTATGPLFPSS, encoded by the exons ATGGCTTTCCTTACTTCTTGTTGGCTTATTATTGAATCTATAGTCATCCCTCCTGGATATTTTCTCAAATGGTTTTATTTGAGCTTCTATATCCACCCTTTTCTTCTTTGTGCTTGCCAAATTTTTCTCTGTCTCAAATGGCTGAAAAGATGCACTTTAGCTTTGTTGACTTATCCTTTTAGAGTCATCTACTTTTtggttttttatgtttataaattttgTAGATATTGTATCATCTATATCTTCTCTTTTATTAGAGTTAAGGAGGTTGATTCAAAACAAGTGTTGATCTTTGAAGCTGCTGATAATATTAGTCAAAAACAGCTCATCAGCTTATGTATTTGTTCAAGCATGCCATCCAACGCATGGAAGACTGAATTTGTAGAGGCTAATGGTTGTGAAGATAACCATGAAATTCTTCCTGCAAGAGAGTCTTCGAATATGGAAGACTGGAGCTTTTATTGTCTTCAAAAGGACTTGAGCGCATATGAATGTTCATCTTCCTTCTGCATTTCTCCATCCATGGATGAATCATATTTGAATGAATATTCACCGTTGTTTAGTTCCTTGAGCTCACCATTGATGCAAGAATGTTCATTACCAGCTTGCAGCTCTAGTTCTCGAGTTTTGGAGAGGGAGGTAATAACCACAGCAAGAGATGAGGATGAATCAGAAGGTTTTTACAAGAAATATTCTGAAAGAATGAGATGGTTTGATATTTTAAACCATGACAGGACTCAGGGAATAA GTGCAATCTTGAACGAGGAAGTGGGGATCCCAAGTTCATTGGAGAACATCAAGGTGAAGGATTTGACAATCCCCTACATATCATGGAGCAAGCAGGATAAaaagaagcttttgagaagtttacaaagtgattttgagttggTTTATGTGGGTCAATCATGCTTGACATGGGAGGCCCTGCATCATCAATACAGAAAGGTCAAGTTCCTGAGCTTGACCAACTGCTTGTTTGCTGATAATTTGGCAAAGGATTTCCAAAACTTCCAAGTATTGCTAGAAAGATTTTTGGAAGAAGAAAGGTATGTTTATAAGGGAAAGAGAGCTTGGAATTATGTTCAAGCAAGATTAGCTTCCAAGACCCTTCTTCAAGTTCCTAAACTCACAG GGTATttggaggaagaaaaagatggGAATAAAGGGGAAACAGTGGATGCAAAAGCGATGTTGAAGGCCATAGAGAAATGTATAAATgcttttggaaaatttataaccACTGACAGGACTAAGAGTTGGTGGAAATTCAAGACTTCATTATGGACTCATCCGCCAACGGAGAATCCAAGAGATTTACATCTGCTGGCTGACCTAACCACTACACTTGCAAAG AAGGAACTATGGTTGAAAGATTTACAAGGGAAACGAAAGTGCTGGTTTAACAAAGTTGTGAAACCTATGGAAGAGTCCCAGAAAGAGACAATGGTGTTTGCAATGATAGAGATGCAGTTGATATCGAGAGTATTGCAGATGTCAATTGTATCCACTTCTCAACTCAATTGGTGCCAACAAAAGCTaaacaacattcaatttaaaagaGGGAGGCTTTTCAGGACTGCCACTGGCCCTCTTTTCCCATCCTCTTGA
- the LOC107915753 gene encoding uncharacterized protein isoform X2 — translation MAFLTSCWLIIESIVIPPGYFLKWFYLSFYIHPFLLCACQIFLCLKWLKRCTLALLTYPFRVIYFLVFYVYKFCRYCIIYIFSFIRVKEVDSKQVLIFEAADNISQKQLISLCICSSMPSNAWKTEFVEANGCEDNHEILPARESSNMEDWSFYCLQKDLSAYECSSSFCISPSMDESYLNEYSPLFSSLSSPLMQECSLPACSSSSRVLEREVITTARDEDESEGFYKKYSERMRWFDILNHDRTQGISAILNEEVGIPSSLENIKVKDLTIPYISWSKQDKKKLLRSLQSDFELVYVGQSCLTWEALHHQYRKVKFLSLTNCLFADNLAKDFQNFQVLLERFLEEERYVYKGKRAWNYVQARLASKTLLQVPKLTGYLEEEKDGNKGETVDAKAMLKAIEKCINAFGKFITTDRTKSWWKFKTSLWTHPPTENPRDLHLLADLTTTLAKVKKYSGTEFFAVRTVHKWTSTVWTFTLGLKTQSIDRRNYG, via the exons ATGGCTTTCCTTACTTCTTGTTGGCTTATTATTGAATCTATAGTCATCCCTCCTGGATATTTTCTCAAATGGTTTTATTTGAGCTTCTATATCCACCCTTTTCTTCTTTGTGCTTGCCAAATTTTTCTCTGTCTCAAATGGCTGAAAAGATGCACTTTAGCTTTGTTGACTTATCCTTTTAGAGTCATCTACTTTTtggttttttatgtttataaattttgTAGATATTGTATCATCTATATCTTCTCTTTTATTAGAGTTAAGGAGGTTGATTCAAAACAAGTGTTGATCTTTGAAGCTGCTGATAATATTAGTCAAAAACAGCTCATCAGCTTATGTATTTGTTCAAGCATGCCATCCAACGCATGGAAGACTGAATTTGTAGAGGCTAATGGTTGTGAAGATAACCATGAAATTCTTCCTGCAAGAGAGTCTTCGAATATGGAAGACTGGAGCTTTTATTGTCTTCAAAAGGACTTGAGCGCATATGAATGTTCATCTTCCTTCTGCATTTCTCCATCCATGGATGAATCATATTTGAATGAATATTCACCGTTGTTTAGTTCCTTGAGCTCACCATTGATGCAAGAATGTTCATTACCAGCTTGCAGCTCTAGTTCTCGAGTTTTGGAGAGGGAGGTAATAACCACAGCAAGAGATGAGGATGAATCAGAAGGTTTTTACAAGAAATATTCTGAAAGAATGAGATGGTTTGATATTTTAAACCATGACAGGACTCAGGGAATAA GTGCAATCTTGAACGAGGAAGTGGGGATCCCAAGTTCATTGGAGAACATCAAGGTGAAGGATTTGACAATCCCCTACATATCATGGAGCAAGCAGGATAAaaagaagcttttgagaagtttacaaagtgattttgagttggTTTATGTGGGTCAATCATGCTTGACATGGGAGGCCCTGCATCATCAATACAGAAAGGTCAAGTTCCTGAGCTTGACCAACTGCTTGTTTGCTGATAATTTGGCAAAGGATTTCCAAAACTTCCAAGTATTGCTAGAAAGATTTTTGGAAGAAGAAAGGTATGTTTATAAGGGAAAGAGAGCTTGGAATTATGTTCAAGCAAGATTAGCTTCCAAGACCCTTCTTCAAGTTCCTAAACTCACAG GGTATttggaggaagaaaaagatggGAATAAAGGGGAAACAGTGGATGCAAAAGCGATGTTGAAGGCCATAGAGAAATGTATAAATgcttttggaaaatttataaccACTGACAGGACTAAGAGTTGGTGGAAATTCAAGACTTCATTATGGACTCATCCGCCAACGGAGAATCCAAGAGATTTACATCTGCTGGCTGACCTAACCACTACACTTGCAAAGGTAAAGAAGTATTCAGGGACGGAATTCTTTGCGGTTAGAACTGTTCATAAGTGGACAAGTACTGTATGGACCTTCACACTTGGGTTGAAAACCCAATCCATAGATAG AAGGAACTATGGTTGA
- the LOC107914253 gene encoding pentatricopeptide repeat-containing protein At3g54980, mitochondrial gives MKSPFRNPPSIPPIFLRCFPSPKCLCSTPQPPTSPEKIPSDSRFTRKPFSDSDCPISSSNEPHLTSFSTQDASLTQTHVINTLLSHKDDPPSALKYYRSIKKKRDFVQSIDAFCVLLHILVRSSQTYKHVQYFLNDKFGSDHSGPAPLAFLDHLIDTTKRFDFELNSRAFNYLLNGYVRFNRIDDAVDCFNGMIERNVVPWVPFTNILLTALVRRNLMDKARELYEKMVSIGVAGDCFTVYLMMRAFLKEEKPLEAEKFFREAKAQGIELDAAVYSIAIQAACRKPDLNLAGELLGEMKDRGWVPSEGTFTIVTGAFVKQGNLAEALRLKDEMLSSGKQLNLVVATSLMKGYCKQGDIDQALNLYNKIKEDGLAPNQVTYAVLIEGCCKNQNVKKAYELYEEMKIMDIQPTVFNVNSLIRGFLEASSLNEASNLFDEAVESGIANVFTYNIFLNHFSKDGKVKEACSLWQRMVANGQVPSNVSYNNMILVYCRAGNMDMAHTVFSKMLEQGLKPNAITYSTLIDGHFRKGDAERALDIFDEMIGVHIVPSDYTFNIMINGLSRVGRTSETRDMLKVFVEGGFVATCMTYNSIINGYVKEGAMNSAMGVYKEMHENGISPNVVTYTTLVNGFCKSNNMDLALKMHHEMKRKGLQLDVTAFSALIEGFCKKQDMVRACELFSELQQVGLSPNEFVYNSLIRGFRNVNNMEAANDLHKKMIKEGVPCDIQVYTTLMDGFLRESKLHLASNLYSEMLSKGIVPDMVTYTVLLNGLCSKGHLENAYKVLEETDRKGITPNVLIYNALIAGNFRYGNLEEALRLHNEMLDRGLVPDDATYDVLVNGKVKAKGEDLSGVSSKEEATWCGGFGLSGDAIV, from the coding sequence ATGAAGTCTCCATTTAGAAATCCTCCATCCATTCCACCTATTTTTCTCCGTTGTTTCCCAAGCCCCAAATGCCTTTGCTCTACGCCTCAACCACCAACTTCTCCTGAGAAAATCCCCTCTGATTCGCGCTTTACCAGAAAACCCTTCTCAGATTCCGATTGCCCCATTTCCAGTTCCAATGAACCCCACCTGACATCATTCTCCACACAAGACGCCAGCTTGACCCAAACACATGTCATAAACACTCTTCTCAGCCACAAAGACGATCCCCCATCGGCTTTGAAGTACTACCGTTCCATCAAAAAGAAACGGGATTTTGTCCAAAGCATCGATGCCTTTTGTGTTCTGCTTCACATTTTGGTAAGATCCTCCCAGACCTATAAACATGTTCAATATTTTCTCAATGATAAATTTGGTTCAGACCATTCAGGGCCTGCCCCACTTGCTTTCTTAGATCACTTGATTGATACCACAAAAAGGtttgattttgagttgaattCCCGAGCTTTTAATTACTTGTTGAATGGTTATGTTAGATTCAATAGGATCGATGATGCCGTGGATTGTTTTAATGGAATGATTGAGCGCAATGTAGTTCCTTGGGTTCCCTTTACGAATATTCTTTTAACAGCATTGGTTAGGAGGAATTTGATGGATAAAGCCAGGGAGTTGTATGAGAAGATGGTTTCCATTGGAGTTGCAGGTGATTGTTTtacagtttatttgatgatgcgTGCTTTCTTGAAAGAAGAGAAGCCTTTGGAAGCTGAGAAGTTTTTCAGGGAGGCCAAGGCTCAAGGGATAGAACTTGATGCTGCAGTTTATAGTATTGCGATTCAGGCTGCTTGTCGGAAACCTGATCTGAATTTGGCTGGCGAGTTATTGGGGGAAATGAAGGATAGGGGATGGGTTCCTTCTGAAGGTACATTTACAATTGTTACTGGGGCTTTTGTGAAACAGGGAAATTTGGCAGAGGCATTGAGGCTCAAGGATGAGATGTTGAGTTCTGGGAAGCAGTTGAATTTGGTGGTTGCGACTAGTTTAATGAAGGGATACTGCAAGCAAGGTGATATTGATCAGGCTTTGAATTTGTATAACAAGATTAAGGAGGATGGGCTTGCGCCTAACCAGGTTACGTATGCAGTTTTGATTGAAGGGTGTTGTAAGAATCAGAATGTTAAAAAGGCGTATGAACTTTATGAAGAAATGAAAATCATGGATATTCAACCTACTGTTTTTAATGTGAATTCCTTGATTCGTGGATTCTTAGAAGCTTCCTCACTGAATGAGGCATCTAATTTGTTTGACGAGGCAGTTGAGTCTGGCATTGCcaatgtttttacatataatattttcttaaatcaTTTCTCTAAGGATGGTAAAGTGAAAGAAGCTTGCAGTTTATGGCAGAGAATGGTGGCTAATGGTCAGGTACCTAGTAATGTTTCTTATAATAACATGATTCTTGTCTACTGTAGAGCGGGGAATATGGATATGGCAcatactgtattttcaaagatgcTTGAACAGGGCCTTAAACCTAATGCCATCACATATTCAACATTAATTGATGGGCATTTCAGAAAAGGTGATGCTGAACGGGCCTTAGACATTTTTGATGAAATGATAGGTGTGCATATTGTCCCCTCAGACTACACATTCAACATAATGATTAATGGTTTGAGCAGAGTTGGTCGTACATCTGAGACTAGGGATATGTTGAAGGTGTTTGTTGAAGGGGGTTTTGTCGCTACATGTATGACATACAATAGCATCATTAATGGATATGTGAAGGAGGGTGCCATGAACTCTGCCATGGGAGTTTATAAAGAAATGCATGAAAATGGAATTTCACCTAATGTTGTAACGTACACTACCTTGGTGAATGGATTTTGCAAAAGCAATAACATGGATCTTGCTCTGAAAATGCATCATGAGATGAAAAGAAAAGGTTTGCAATTGGATGTTACTGCATTCAGTGCTCTCATTGAAGGGTTCTGCAAGAAGCAAGACATGGTCAGAGCATGTGAACTTTTTTCCGAACTCCAACAAGTTGGGTTATCTCCAAATGAATTTGTTTACAACAGCCTGATTCGTGGGTTTAGGAATGTAAATAATATGGAAGCAGCTAATGACTTGCACAAGAAAATGATAAAGGAGGGAGTTCCTTGTGATATACAAGTATACACCACACTAATGGATGGATTTTTGAGAGAGAGTAAATTACACCTTGCATCTAATCTTTATTCAGAGATGCTGTCCAAGGGGATTGTGCCTGATATGGTTACCTATACTGTTCTGTTAAATGGTCTTTGTAGTAAAGGACATCTTGAGAATGCTTACAAGGTTTTAGAAGAGACGGATAGAAAGGGCATTACTCCTAACGTTCTTATATATAATGCTTTGATTGCTGGAAACTTTAGGTACGGGAATCTAGAAGAGGCTTTGAGATTACATAATGAAATGCTTGATAGAGGTCTTGTACCTGATGACGCTACTTATGATGTACTTGTAAATGGAAAAGTCAAGGCCAAAGGTGAAGATCTTTCTGGAGTTTCAAGCAAAGAGGAAGCCACCTGGTGTGGGGGCTTTGGTCTGTCTGGAGATGCAATTGTATAG